The following are encoded together in the Streptomyces rapamycinicus NRRL 5491 genome:
- a CDS encoding threonine synthase, producing MRAEPGSEPRYVDERSGATYPIDDPRWCGDDGAPLTVSALPGITREQVDTGARSLWRYRAALPVRIDAPVSLGEGCTPLVEKSWGEDRILFKLEWFSPTGSFKDRGTSVMISLLAQRGVQEVIEDSSGNGGASVSAYCAAAGIRARILAPATTSPAKVLQSRAYGAEVQLVPGDRDATAAEALRQSAHTYYASHNWHPFFLQGTKTLAYELWEDLGFTAPDAVVTVAGAGSTVLGCDLGFSELLAAGQIARRPRLLVAQPAHCAPLHAAFRAGTETPVPFDHAPTIAEGTAIREPVRFPEVLRAVRRSDGDMAAIPEDAIAAAVRRLAAMGLYAEPTSATAAAAIEVFRARGAIRPGETTVVLLTGSGLKATPTMTELFG from the coding sequence CTCCGGCGCCACTTACCCGATCGACGACCCTCGCTGGTGCGGCGATGACGGGGCTCCCCTCACCGTCTCCGCACTGCCCGGCATCACCCGCGAGCAGGTGGACACCGGGGCCCGGTCACTGTGGCGCTACCGAGCGGCCCTCCCGGTGCGCATCGACGCCCCGGTGTCACTGGGAGAAGGGTGCACCCCGCTGGTCGAGAAGAGCTGGGGGGAGGATCGGATTCTCTTCAAGCTGGAGTGGTTCAGCCCCACCGGCAGCTTCAAGGACCGCGGTACCAGCGTGATGATCTCGCTCCTCGCCCAGCGCGGCGTACAGGAGGTCATCGAGGACAGCTCCGGCAACGGCGGGGCCTCCGTCTCCGCGTACTGCGCCGCCGCCGGCATCCGCGCCCGGATCCTCGCCCCCGCCACCACCTCCCCCGCGAAGGTCCTCCAGAGCCGGGCCTACGGCGCCGAGGTCCAACTGGTGCCCGGCGACCGGGACGCCACCGCCGCGGAGGCGCTGCGCCAGTCGGCCCATACGTACTACGCCAGCCACAACTGGCACCCCTTCTTCCTCCAGGGCACCAAGACCCTCGCGTACGAGCTGTGGGAAGACCTGGGCTTCACCGCACCGGACGCCGTGGTGACCGTGGCGGGCGCGGGCAGCACCGTACTCGGCTGCGACCTCGGCTTCTCCGAACTGCTCGCCGCGGGCCAGATCGCCCGCCGCCCCCGGCTGCTGGTGGCCCAGCCCGCCCACTGCGCCCCGCTGCACGCCGCGTTCCGCGCGGGCACCGAGACGCCCGTGCCCTTCGACCACGCCCCGACCATCGCCGAGGGCACGGCCATCCGCGAGCCCGTCCGCTTCCCCGAGGTGCTGCGCGCCGTCCGCCGCTCGGACGGCGACATGGCGGCCATCCCGGAGGACGCGATCGCCGCGGCGGTCCGCCGGCTGGCCGCGATGGGGCTCTACGCGGAGCCGACCAGCGCGACGGCGGCCGCCGCGATCGAGGTCTTCCGCGCCCGGGGCGCGATCCGCCCCGGTGAGACCACGGTGGTGCTGCTGACCGGCTCGGGCCTGAAGGCGACGCCGACGATGACGGAGCTCTTCGGGTGA